A region from the Streptomyces lydicus genome encodes:
- a CDS encoding DEAD/DEAH box helicase, whose product MNHPDRPATSPGDVTQPAPLTPTVPPVQGASFADLDLPAEVLRTLTERGVREPFPIQAATLPDALAGRDVLGRGRTGSGKTLAFGLPLLARTAGRRAEPKQPLALILVPTRELAQQVTEALAPYAEALRLRMATVVGGMSIGRQTAALRDGAEVVVATPGRLHDLIERKACRLGRVRITVLDEADQMCDMGFLPQVTQVLDQVHRDGQRMLFSATLDRDVDHLVSRYLRDPVVHSVDPSAGAVTTMDHHVLVVHGPDRYAVITEIAARDGRVLLFLDTKHAVDQLTRHLRASGVHAAALHSGKSQPQRTRTLAQFKNGRITVLVATDVAARGLHVDDLDLVVNVDPPTDPKDYLHRAGRTARAGESGRVVTLVVSGLRREVSRLLAEAGIKPTITKVRSGEAELSRITGARAPSGTPLDGGPAAPRAKNTNAPFRGLGTSKDGSRSTGGKSRKAGEARKLAEARKAARVRRGN is encoded by the coding sequence ATGAACCACCCGGACCGCCCCGCCACCTCGCCCGGCGACGTCACCCAGCCGGCGCCCCTCACCCCGACGGTGCCCCCGGTCCAGGGCGCCTCCTTCGCCGACCTGGACCTGCCGGCCGAGGTGCTGCGCACACTCACCGAGCGCGGCGTGCGCGAGCCCTTCCCGATCCAGGCGGCCACGCTGCCCGACGCCCTCGCCGGACGCGACGTCCTGGGGCGCGGGCGGACCGGATCGGGCAAGACGCTCGCCTTCGGTCTGCCGCTGCTCGCACGGACGGCCGGGCGGCGCGCGGAGCCGAAGCAGCCCCTCGCTCTGATCCTGGTACCTACCCGGGAGCTGGCCCAGCAGGTCACCGAGGCGCTCGCGCCGTACGCCGAAGCGCTCCGGCTGCGGATGGCCACGGTCGTCGGCGGTATGTCGATCGGCCGGCAGACCGCTGCGCTGCGCGACGGGGCAGAGGTCGTCGTCGCCACCCCCGGCCGCCTGCACGACCTCATCGAGCGGAAGGCCTGCCGCCTGGGACGGGTACGGATCACCGTGCTCGACGAAGCCGACCAGATGTGTGACATGGGCTTCCTGCCGCAGGTCACCCAGGTGCTCGACCAGGTGCACCGCGACGGCCAGCGGATGCTGTTCTCCGCCACCCTGGACCGCGACGTCGACCACTTGGTCTCCCGCTACCTCCGCGACCCCGTCGTCCACTCGGTCGACCCGTCCGCGGGGGCGGTCACGACGATGGACCACCATGTGCTGGTCGTCCACGGCCCCGACCGGTACGCCGTCATCACGGAGATCGCCGCCCGCGACGGCCGTGTCCTGCTGTTCCTGGACACCAAGCACGCGGTCGACCAGCTCACCCGGCACCTGCGGGCCAGCGGAGTGCATGCCGCGGCCCTGCACAGCGGCAAGTCCCAGCCACAGCGCACCCGCACCCTCGCGCAGTTCAAGAACGGCCGGATCACCGTCCTGGTGGCCACCGATGTCGCGGCCCGCGGCCTGCACGTCGACGACCTCGACCTCGTGGTCAACGTGGACCCGCCCACCGACCCCAAGGACTATCTGCACCGCGCGGGCCGCACGGCCCGGGCCGGTGAGTCCGGCCGCGTCGTCACGCTGGTGGTGTCCGGCCTGCGCCGCGAGGTGAGCCGGCTGCTGGCCGAGGCCGGCATCAAGCCGACGATCACCAAGGTGCGCTCGGGCGAGGCGGAGCTGAGCCGGATCACCGGGGCCAGGGCCCCCTCCGGCACCCCGCTCGACGGCGGGCCCGCCGCACCCCGGGCCAAGAACACCAACGCCCCTTTCCGCGGCCTGGGCACCAGCAAGGACGGCTCCCGCAGCACCGGCGGCAAGTCCCGCAAGGCCGGCGAAGCCCGCAAGCTCGCCGAGGCCCGCAAGGCGGCCCGGGTGCGCCGCGGCAACTGA